AGAGGTCCAACAAGAGAGGAGACGCACACCTAGCAGCACAAGGTGCTCAGAGCAGACACCTAACTTATGACATCCAAATGCTACATTTGCTCTGCCGGTTAGGTCCGTGGCTGTGATCAAGGTGTCTGACCACTTGAAACCTGCTAGCTAGCTGCTTTTTTGGTCCTGCTATTTTCCAAAGCAACAGTGCACCTGCCGTTCCCTTTTGGAGAACAGCAAGCATCTTCTCCTGGTATCTAGTAATGCTCGTCCAACCTTTTTTCAAGTTCAGGCCTAAAATAATGAACTGCAGCTTAAACCAAACAACTTTCAGCTACGTACATGGTTTCCTTTCTGTTGTTCTCTGGACACCCAGGGCCAGGAGATGGAGGGAAGGCAGGACTGATCTATCATTCACAGTAGCACATACACATACAAAAGAGAATTTGGGCTTACGCTTGCAGGACATGGTTTCATCTCGAATACTTTCTGATTATTGCACGGTGCTTGAAAGTGGACGAGGCAACAGAAATATGGTAGCCACCGATCGTGGAAGCCGAGCTGTTCCCCGTACCTGCATACTCATCCACCGCGTGGGGGCCTGTAGAGATTAAACTGTTCTTATCTGAAATATATCGTTCATGATCGGCGTTTTCCGGAGCCCATGGGTGGATTAGATAATACTAAACCGAGAACATGAACTGTAATCACTCTGATGAGTGGGTAGTGATGCACCCTCATGCGGCTCTTAGAACATGAACTCTAATCACTCTGATAACCACCCGCTATTAGTTGATACTGAATATTATGCTCAGAATTCGTCAGGTCTGGCCATGTGAAACGGTTTGAGGCTCTGTGGTTAAAGGAGAATATGTTCAGTGAAACTTTATAAGAGGCATAGAATGAGGTGGAGCTGATCCGACAATAAATAACATCCATGATGAACTCGATCAGATGCATGGTGTATGTGTTCCATGACTGGGATCAAAGGGTCACTACTGGAATAAACGTCTACGCCAAGTGCTTTCACCTACGCCGAGTACCAAACTGTGGGTGTCCGCAAAGACTGTCTATGTAGAGTGTGGTTCTCGGAAAAGAGTAGGACATACCATCTATGCCGAGCAGCGGCGGCTCGAGGCCCCAGGCAGCCTTGGGCCATTGCCTTGGGCGTGAGCCTTGTTTCCTTTGTTGGTtgtagcctatgttttggttacTGAACACAGAAAAATTATCTGGGGGCTGGGGGTGGGGCGGGGGATGCGTTTACTGTGGCTACAACGAAATACCGAACGAATACTGTTTGAAaatttcaaatgaaatttgaattcaAATATCTGATCCAGTCAAATAGCCGCGGAACTATTATTTGCACATAAACTTGCCCAAGGCGCAGTGGTTTTCCCCTTGTAAATGACATCGACCGTCTCCGGTTTGAGCCCCACTTAAACACTTtatttccattttttgtaatACCCTGCGGAATTAGGCAAACAAATACAACAGGGAAGAGATTCGAACCCACGACGCAACAACATGCTAGCTCAGCACCCAGTGTAGAGAAGAACGACCAGGTCATCGCTCGACATGTGTTCAAAGCTGGTTTCCGCTTTATTTAACTACATATCAACTGTTCAAATTAAAAAAATCCGAGTGTTTTTTGCTCAGAAGGGCCAGTTACCATGGGCAAAGAAATTCTCGATAACTGCTCGAATCCTGAAATTTCGTTGGTAACCAAAACACTAGAGCAGGCACTGTAGCTATAGTGCTTGTTATGTTTTGATCCAAATTCATATATAAGTATAAACCTATCTTCTGGCGAAGTAGAGTGGAGGCCCGTCGTCAAGAGCTCGCCCCATGCCAGAGACGCCTAGGGGGTGCAAGGTGAAGCACCGCTGCGGTACGGATCAGTTGTGACCGGCATAGGTCACATCTACTATATATATCCTTTGTAAGCCACCGCATGAGATGAGATCATCGTTGTAAATCACAACATTTGTAAACTCTCATTATACGGTGAAGATTTGTTGGCTGGTGTCTGTAGTTTTTTCCCTTCGTGTTAGAGAGCCTTTTCACATTAAAATCCTCGTGTCCCCTGGATTTGATTCGTTCTTTGTCATCGGTTTTGCCTGCGTATCATTAACAAGTGGCATCACAGTCTTGTTTCTGTTTAGGGTTTCGATGACATGGCATAGATGAACTCCCATCTACCGTTGCTGGATTACAACATAAGGTTTTCAATGAATCTGTTATGTATCATAATAGCTTGTCCACAGATGTTTCGTCAGATACTTCTGAAGTGCCACAACAAGTTACTTTGTACATGCGGCACCTTGATGAGGAGGAAAATGTAATtgttgataatgatgatgatgcTCCAGATGCATCGACTAATGATAATGACGCTCCAGATAGACAAATTCATGATAACGATGTTGTGCAGCACTCACCCTGCTTTTGCAGCAATAAAATCAGTCTCTTGCAGCTAGCATGCGAAAGAGGATCATTAACAAACCTAAATGCCTAATTGAATAGCATTACCTTGTTCATTATGCTTTTAGTTGTGCTGAACAAGTTGAGAAATATCATGAGACATCCACATACGCTAAAGCCGTTGTTTCCGGTGACCGCAAGAAGTGGAATTCTGCTATGCATGAAGAGATGTAGTTACTTGATAAACATGACACATGGAATATGAATTGAGAATTGCCTCGCTAAATAAATCAGTGTACAACGTCTCGCTAATAGCACACTATAACGCTTTATAGCACGCTAATAACTTATTATGAGGCCGACGCTATTTTGCTGTACCATGCTATTTTTCTCCTTGGTGGTAGCTCAACATGGCAAATTCATAACCTCATTCGTCTAATGCACTCTACATGCATGCAGAACTTGTTCGTGGCGGGCACGGACACGACATCGATCACGGTGGAGTGGGCCATGGCAGAGCTGATCCGGCACCCGGACatcctgaagcaggcgcaggaaGAGCAGGACACCATCGTGGGCCTTGAGAGTCTCATCTCGGAGTCACACCTGCCGCGCCTCACCTTCCCGAGCGTGGTCATCAAGGACACTTTCCGGCTGCACCCATCCACGCCGCTATTGCTACCACGGATGGCCACTGAGGAGTGTGAGGTCGCCGGCTACCGCATTCCCAAGGGGACAGAGCTTCTAGTGAATGTGTGGGGGATCGCCCGCGATCCGGCCCTGTGGCCCGACTCGCTGGAGTTCAGGCCTGCCTGGTTCCTCCCCGGAGGGTCGCATGCCGACATCGACGTCAAGGGAGGTGACTTCGGGCTGATACCATTTGGGGCGGGCCGGAGGATATGCGCGGGCCTCAGCTGGGGCATTAGGATGGTCGCCGTGACCACCGCCACGTTGGTGCACTCGTTCAACTGGGAGCTGCCAGCAGGCCAGACGCCGGACATGGAGGAGACATTTTCTCTGCTGCTGCAGCTGGCCGTGCCATTGATGGTCCACCCGGTGCCTAGGCTGCTCCCATCGGCATACCAAATCGCATAATGTTCTGTTGCTTAGCCTTGGCGGCCGGGCACTGTGACATGGAAAATAACATTGTGTACTGTTTTGACAAGTTTAATAAGCCACTGTGACAAGGAAAATAACATTTGTAGGGTTAGCTTGTGTACGAAAGAAGATCTGCTTTGTTGTTTTGGGAAAACAACTTCGTTTTCCTGTCACGAATAAGAGATCATGGGGATTGGTGCGAATATGATTGTTGTTGTATATTTTCTTATCATTTTTTCATTGCTTCAGggttttttttttcctttttactCCACCAAGTCACCAACGAACATCCTGGGCCTTGTTTGTCTTTTCTAGTTACTTGTATTATTTCTATGTGTGTACATTAGTGTTGACTATTTTCATCCTTACTATGGAGAGGCGGGGTGTGTGATCATTGTATCAGTACCCCTTATGCTTCATTTTAAACTAATAAAGTTCACCCTTTGTCAGCAAAAATTAGCTGACTAAATAAAAATTGCGTGTTAGTCAAAAACTAAAACAAACTTCTTTTAAGAAAAAATGAATTGAAGTCATCGATATCTATCTATTATATAATAAAAATATATAATTGGCTAGAAAGTCCCACATTAATCAGAAATATCTGGTTGGAACATATGTAGGCCCTCACGCCGAAATTATTGCCGGCGCGCCCCTAGGCGGCGCTATTTCAAGCCCCTAgggggccgaacggctggagatgctcttagaggGAAGCACAGAAACGACAAGCCTGAAAAATACAGTAACTCTGAAACTTCCGATAATACAGTTCAGATCAGTTCGCTGTCAACCATGCATGCATGTCCCTTGGACGATGATAAATCTGATATCATCATTGCCCCCGTTCACATCAGTAAAGGATACTTTTCTCTTGCTTGAGCAGATCAAGTCTCCGGCACGTAAAGCTCTAGTGATGTAAAGCACCAGCAGAAAGAATAAGGAGATCTTTATCAATCCATGGCATGATTGCATGCCTTTTTTTTTGCCATGCCTAACATGCAAGAGGTCCAACAAGAGAGGAGACGCACACCTAGCAGCAGACACCTAACTGAACACATCCAAATGCTACATTTGCTCTGCCGGTTAGGTCCGTGGCTATGATAAAGGTCTGTGACCACTTGAAACCTTCTAGCTAGCTGCTTCTCTGGTCCTTCTATTTTCCAAAGCAACAGTGCACCTGCCGTTCCCTTTTGGAGAACAGCAAGCATCTTCTCCTGGTAGCTAGTAATGCTCGTCCAACCTTTTTTTCAAGTTCAGACCTGAAATAATGAACTGCAGCTTAAACCAAACAACTTTCAACTCCGTACATGGTTTCCTTTCTGTTGTTCTCTGGACACCCAGGGCCAGGAGATGGAGGGCAGGCAGGACTGATCTATCATTCACAGTACCACATACACATACAAAAGAGAATTTGGGCGTACGCTTGCAGGACATGGTTTCATCTCGAATACTTTCTGATTATTGCACGGTGCTTGAAGGTGGACGAGGCAACAGAAATATGGTGGCCACCGATCGTGGAAGCCGAGCTGTTCCCCGTACCTGCATACTTCACCGCGTGATCTGAAAGATATCGCAAATGATCGGCGTTTTCTGGAGCCCATAATCGGTGGATTAGATAATACTCCATTCGTCCGAATTACTTGACTTAGTGTTAGAGACATCCATATAAAACATTTAATTTGGGATGGAGGAAATACTAAACCTATAGACCCGCTCATCAATGATGAGTGGGCTGTGATGCACCCTTATGCGGCTCTTAGAACATGAACTGTAATCACTCTGATGACCGCCGCTAATAGTTGACACTGAATATTATGCTCAGAATTCGTCAGGTCTGGCCATGTGAAATGGTTTAATTTGAGGCTCGGTGGTGAAACTGTACATGGGGCCAAGTGAAACTGTACAGGAGGCATAGAATGAAGTGGGGCTGATCCGACAATAAATAAATCCATGATGAACTCGATCAGATGCATAGTATGTTCCATGATTGGGATCAAAGGGTCACTGCTGGAATAAACATCTACGCCAAGTGCTTTCATCTACAACGAGTGCGAAACTGTGGACTCTCGGCAAACACTCTGTATGTCGAGTGTTGTTCATGGCAAAGAGTAGGACAGGGTGCGGACATGCCGAGCTTAAGAGCCTGCTAAAAGCTACTCAGTAAACAAAACATACTTGGCTTACACCATCAATGCCGAGTAGAATCGGCGCCAGGCCCGAGGCACCCCGGCCGTGAGCCTTGTTTTCTTTGTTGGGTATAGCCAACATATTGGTTACCCAACACAGATAAATTACGACGGGCATGAAAATGTAATTGTTGAAATGATGATGCTTCTGCAGATGCCTGGATTAATGATAATGACGCTCCAGATACATAGATTCATGATAAGGATGTTGTGAAACACTCACCCCCTATTGTGGAGCAACAAAACTAGTTCCTTCTAGCTGGCAGTAAGCACTCCTATTGCTCCTCATTCAAATTTTCATCTTCTCAATGTCCTAGTACGGATGAAGATGTTGAGTATACGCCAAGAGTTCCATATTCTAGAGTTGTCGGTTCTTTAATGTATGCCATGGTGTATTCTTTTCCTGATTTGTCATCTGCAATGAATTTGGTGAGTAGATACATGGCAACCCTGCCAAAGAACATTGGAAGGTTGTTTAGTGGATTTTCAGGTACCTTCATGGCACTCTCAATGCTTGTTTGAAATTCGGCAAGAATGGTGAGGGACTAGTTGGCTATGTGGATTCGGATTTTGCTTCCTGCAATTTGGATAAGAAGAGGCCCCTCACAGGTTATGCGTTCACTATTAGTGGTTATGTCATGAGTTGGAAAGCAGGGCTGCAGCAAGTAGTTACCTAATCTACCACTAAAACAGAATACATAGCTATTATAGAAGCATTAAAGATTTAATTTGTCGAAAAGGTTTGTAATTGAGCTTCATGAAGATAACTCTTGCATTAATCTGTTTTATGACAGTCAGAGTGCTATATGCCTTACTAAGGGTCAGATGTTCCATTAGAGGAAAAAACACATTGATGTCAAATACCATTATGTTGAGACATTGCTGATCAAGGTAAATTGAAGGTATCCAAGATTAATACTGATGATAATCCTGCTGATATGATGGTAAAGCTAGTTCAGAACTTAGTTGGTACAACTATTTAGCCCTAGTGGTTGTTTGGCATCGAAAGTGTTTCCATTGTCATTCAGGGAAAAGGTTCTCTTTCATGCTACAAGATGGAATTTTTCTCAAGGTAGAGTTTGTTATCTTATGAGCCAAATTCATGTATCTTCAACTAGTATCACATGAAAAATACCGACATGTTTCAACTATATCTTTATTTAAAGTTATTTATTAATATTCTGGTTTTAGGAATCGTATATCAATAATTATTCCACATATTaagggccttttgattgaaaaGAAAGGTGAATGAAAAACATATGAAGAGCAAAATTTCCTTTGGTGGCACTAGAAATCCATTTGCTCCAAAGAAATTGGGGACATTGCCCTTTCAACTGATCTCAGTTTCAATGGAAAAGCACAAAATTTATAATCCACTTGGACAACTTTTTTTAGTTCCTACACATGAAAAATGATTTTGAGGCATTTCATTGCATAGTAACATCTTATTTGTACCATGTTCACGTCATTTGACATTTATTTAACCGCTTTTATGAGGATTCATATGTTCATCCCATACGTAAAATTATTATGTCATAAGAATCTGCCAACCAAGAGGCTCTAAATATGTTTGTTTGATTAGGATTTTTTGTTTAGAGATGGCTATGGAATCAACTATAATATGAGTAATATGAGTACCTATGAAAATAAGACTTAATTTCAAACTAAAATTTCTAGCCGAATAATATGAGTACCTACGAAAATAAAATTTCATTCGAAGCATTTAAGAATAATAAATATGATGTCCTCGCATTTGCGGCATTTGCGAGGGCCACTATACTAGTTATCATAAAGAGGGAAGAAAAATATGTAAAAAAGCTCGGAAGAAATGATGATAAAAACTTCGGAACCCTAACCCTAGATGTAGCCAAAGCGGAGAATCAACGTTGCGTAAAGTTGACAGCCTACCATACGAATAAGATGCACTGCTCTACCAAATCAATTGTCCTTTTGTTGAGATACTCAAAGCCGGTGTATCTTAAAGGAAAAGATTTTCATGTATGCGATGATGCCAATCCAAAGTGCTTCAGTTGTTGGGTGTACATAGCGATCCCTCTGTCGGCTTCGTTGTAAAATACATGAGCTCCTTTACGGTGATTGGGGCAATACTGGGAGTACTTTCGAGTACTTACCCCTCAATTTTTTTAGCCGTCCGATCTGGTGGGGGATTAAAAGTGAATTAACCTTATTAGTTTAATCAGAGAAGGGCACAATGGTCCAGGGTAAAATATTCTGTTTTGAACCGATCACGTGCACGACGTCTAGATCCAGTCCTTGTTCTCGTCCTCTTCCTTCTGTCCGACGAGCCCGGTGAGAGGAACCAAcaccgtcgtcggcgtcgtcctcgtcctccacctcgtccCCTTCACTATAAACGACGTGCCCGGCGGCAGGAAGAAGATTAAGGCGCGACATCTGCGGCGGTAgtgtcggcggcgacggcggcggcgctatAGGACTCGCCCCGCCGATCACATCGCTTCCGGGTTTGCATCCTAAGGTATGAATCGCCCGAATCTCAACTCCTCCCTGTTTGATTGGCCCATTGGAAGTGACTCTTGCCAGTAACACCAACTTCCTCGTAGATGGATCTATACTCTGCGGTTGGCCCCTCGGTTAGGCCGCCGGGAGATATCAATGCTTGTTCTGAAAGTATGCTTGTTTTTCTTGATGCAGCAGGAGATATCAATGGCTGCGGGAGATTTCGCCAAAAACTTACTTTGTTTCGTAGCCGGCACTTCCTACTTAGATTTGTTTAGTCATCATCGATTTAGGTTTCCCTAGTGCATGCAATTCAATTTAGAATTTTCATCATCCATGGTCACTTCACTAGTTTATGGGGGACCCAGTTTATGGAGGTTTATGATCGCTTGCTATAACTTGTACAAGGAGCAAAGTTCCAAATTCCACGCAAGATTTCGTACTGGGTTTTGCATGCATTTATGTTTGTCCTTTCAGATTTTTATTCGTCTAAATTGTGATGCAGGAAGACATGGCAGATGTAAGTCATGAGTCAATGATGGAGTACTATCATATTGCCAACAAGATGTTTAATAGTGAGGATGAAGGTTATACATTCTATAACATATATGGTCTCGAGAAAGGTTTTAGTGTCCGAAGAAGCTATGTCGAGTGGGATGGATCCAACTGCCATATAATTTTAAGGAAATTTGTGTGTAGTCGTGAAGGGGTTCGTGAAAAGAAgcacatgaagaggaagaaggaagataGAAGTGTAGGGTGTAAAGCTAAATTGGTGATTGCAAGACAG
This sequence is a window from Triticum urartu cultivar G1812 unplaced genomic scaffold, Tu2.1 TuUngrouped_contig_9032, whole genome shotgun sequence. Protein-coding genes within it:
- the LOC125532094 gene encoding flavonoid 3'-monooxygenase CYP75B4-like, whose protein sequence is MAELIRHPDILKQAQEEQDTIVGLESLISESHLPRLTFPSVVIKDTFRLHPSTPLLLPRMATEECEVAGYRIPKGTELLVNVWGIARDPALWPDSLEFRPAWFLPGGSHADIDVKGGDFGLIPFGAGRRICAGLSWGIRMVAVTTATLVHSFNWELPAGQTPDMEETFSLLLQLAVPLMVHPVPRLLPSAYQIA